The region ACCTCGAACATATCATCGTCAACGTCAGCATCGGCCATTGGAACTGAACTGAACCTGCGGCTTCTCTATGCGGCGAGACTGTGGCTTGGTCATGGCACTGCTACTGGCACTGtcactggtactggtactgaaACTGGACTGAGTCGAACACTTCTCCCAATCTGCCCCTCGCTCATTCTCTCTGCATATATCCCTCTCGATTCATTGCGAAAACGTTGGACAACATTTTAAGTGAGCTCCACTTCAGTgggacaacaacaaaaaagttttttttaacCACTTGCGACTTGCATTCAATTTTACTTAATTACTTTCGACGTAAATTTCGAAACTTAAATACCAataaagagggagagaggtgaCAATGTGGATGGAAAGATGGGTGAAGGGTAAGGAAGAGGAATAAAAGTTAAAGCGACTCAAAGTTTCACTTACACGACATCGAACTGTTAAGAGATGAGGAACCACATGGTGTTTACCCAAAGAAAGCTCACCAAGAACAGTAGATTACTCACATGGGAACACCATCGAGTATGAAAGAGAACAGTATGCAGTTCTTACCATTAAACATGAGAACATTCTGAAGCCGTTTCCGACATGTtctctatatattttatcACCCAGGTGTGCGTTCTGCTAATAAACCGTCTTGAATGGGATTTAGAAAAGATCAGTCTAGTGTTTACACAGATCGCAGGTGTTTCCCAATCGTTTTCAGTATCGCTGGGTACTATATATGATTGGATTGATAAACGAACACTTTCTTCTTATTAATTAATGGTGTGGTCTAACAGCTAGCAAATAAGTTGAATGGAATTTTTATGTAAACAATGGAGTGATTACACAGCTATCAGAAAGCTCAGACACCAGCCTgcgtattttttgttgtcaaATTAATAGCATAATGATTAATTTTGAGTTAACTACTTATATAATTAGAGAATTATAATGGATAACTATGAGAAACAATTATGTATAGCTAACACATTCTCCGATCATATTTCTATCATTGAAAACAAATAGTCTGCAATTTTAATTCACTTCATCCTCCCAATAATCTTGCTATTCCTATAGCTTCCAGATTCTCGAAGTTATCATTCAATCGCAAGGGAGAGAGTGAGCTGAGAGACCCCtgacacactctctctctctctcactgcaCTTTTAGTATGTACGTCACACTCTCTTTAGATAACACGACAGGCCTGCGAAAACAATAGCATAATCAGCATCTTTCTCCCTTCCCAGAGCTTGGAAAGCAAAAGCGCGATATCACGAACACGCCAACACGATCCGGCGAAAGCGTAACAATGGAAAACACTCACTGTAGAGTCTAGACACGCGATAATAGAACAGATCTGTCTTacgtacaaatatatgtagtatCACATAGGaattacatatgtacctacataTTTTTGATATGGAACCGAGCAACATACTcctgtacatatatgcaaatataGTGACCGGTAGATAGTGCTCGCCGATAACAGGGCTGATTCCTATCTAAACTGTAACAGGTGCCCAGCAGACTGGAGCAGGCTGGAGCCGTTGGGCCCCGAGATAAAACTGATTGATAAGGGGGTGTaggtggggggtgggtgggAGGAGAGCGCTGGCGAGAACACACAAAGCTCGAAGAGAGCTTGGGGGCAGGAAAGCTTCGTTTTTTTGTCATCTCGTTTATGATTATTactgtttctctctctttgtctctcccCTTTggggtgtttgtgtgtgtgcgtctgtgccgtgccgtgccgtttGGGGCTCGAGTTtcaatttattcaatttacCGTTACAGTTGCAATTGATGACGACGCCGACGAgcacaccagcagcaaccgcaACAGAGGAGGAGCTTTGGAGCAGTCGCGCCACCTCAGTCGCTTCATCCTGGCTGCACGACGAGCTCGTAAGTGTTGGGGCTGCTCTCAGTAGTGGCTCAACCGCCAGCCGGCGATCATCTCTCCATTGTACTCTCTCTATccaacacacaccacaccctCCCCGCGTTATGAGTGTTTGTGCATTAATCTCTTGTTactgttattgttattgttactgttactgttaccgTTGTATGTGATActctccgtctgtccgtctgtcatGTATCGCAATAATGCGGACAGTTCTTTCTGTTTCATCAATCGTCTCAACGGGAATCCCAACGATGACCTGCAGCAGCCCGGGGAACACGAGCCGACCTCCGCCCTGCTGGACTATTGCAAGCGAAAGGTGATGCCATCAACATCAGTTCACCAACCAGACGATCGTGTGATAATCTTTTATTCTTCCACAGTTTCTGCGGCCCTATGTCACTATCCTGACGCTGGTTGGGCTAAACCCCATCTCGACAGACATGAGCAATGTGAGGGCCTGCTGCAGCTATGTCCAGGCGCTGATGGTGCTCTTCATCCTCCTGATGGGCTATACCCTACGCTACATCTGTGGCTACAGGTGAGCTATGGAATACCTAAGCGTGCACAAGTTAATCCTGCTTTTTTCCAGAGGCGATCGCGGTTTTACTAACTATAGAGATATACGACCCATTAACAACAGCACGGATAGCGGTATCGCCCCACCAAACACCATCGGCGAGCTGCTCTTTGGATATGTGGTGCCGAGTGCCTTCAACCTGCTGGCCTTTGTGTCTGCTGTGTTGGTGTGCAAGGTGATCGACCACGAGCAGCTGCAGAACCTCATCGAACGGGTGTTCCTGATGTCCGCCAAGCCCAAGAGACTGTGCCGGATGCTGTGGCTGTATTTGggactggccctggccctACTCATGCTGCTCTTTGCCTACGCTTGCGCTGTGGTGGTCATGCAGCCAGCTCAGATCATCAAGGTGGCCTGGATAGCCGACGCCCTGAGCGACTGGGAGCTGTGCCTGCGCACTGGATTGCTGTGCACCATACTGCTGCAGGACCTGGTGGAGATAGTCATATTGAGTAACTACTACATAGAATGCTACTTGCTGAAGGTTCACCTGGAGTCGTTGTCGCACAAACTACTGATGCACTCCATCGATTCGCTGGACTGGATGCGGGAGGTGCTGGAGTTCCGCAAGCTCCTGGATCGTCTTAACCAGCACGTGTCCGTTCCCGTGTGCTTCCTGATTGTGATGAATCTGTCCTATGCCTTCGCCGGCATGGTCTATCTGTTTAAGGACTTTGATTTTCACTTCTGTGCCCTGCAGCTGGTCCTACTGAACATCGCCAATGTTATGCTGTGGCTGTTCCTCGGCCTGCTGCCCTTCTTCGTGGCCTCCTCGGTGACGCGCGTCTGCCAGAATGCCCAGGCCAATGGCCACCAGATCAGAGTGCGTCCATTTGTCTACCACAATACCTCCGCAGAAGATCTCAATTCGACCCTGCTCTTTGCCTCGTCGCTGGACATGTCCGCCAAGCTCTTCCGCATGCCCATCCAACCGAACTACCTGTGCTTCGCCATCCTTGTCGTCGTCATAGTGATACTCACACTCGGCATGTGCCTGAATCTCACGGCCCTGGGCAAAATCTAATCTACATACATCTACGCCTACATTTAATAAAGATTTATGGTATTTGTCTAGCTTAAAACTTTCCGACTTGTCTGCCTCTCGgcaatttatttacaatttacgATTTGGTTTTGCCTCTAGTTACGATTTAGCTACTTATGGAAAAACTATAAGCTTAGTCTCAGTTTTCATTACTATCGCTGCTTCAGTACTGACTAAGTATGCACTTTGGTTTTAGATCGATCGGGTATGCCTCTGCCGGGTCCTCCCAGCGTCACTCAGGGTCTAGTCACCATCCGAGCCACGGCGGGTGATTGATTTTCGATGGCGGGGTAAAGGTCAGGTTTACTGGTATATTTATGAGGGCATGCACCCGCTTCAGTCGCTGCAGCGTGGACCGTATGATCACGCCGTTCTTCCCCAGCAGGAAACCCGCGGGTATTGAAGCATCTCTATTGGAGTTGTCGTGGATCATCTCGATGTAGTGGTCGAATTCTGGTGAATTCGGATTGTACTCGGTGATGATGGCGCCCACGGCTCCGGCCATCTCCGCCTGCAGGGTCTTGCTGAGGAAGGAGCACTCTCTGTAAGTGCCACGCACATTGAATTTTGTTAGATAAAACTGTGGTCAAATCTTATCAATTCCATCCGCTTACCCCCTGTCCATAAGAGCGATACTTCCATGAAGATCGCGTGTGTTGCGCAGCTTCTGGCAGGCGCCTGGGGGATCAGTCAGCACGAGAGGGACGCCTTCGAACTTTTCCGAGAAGGTAACGCCGAAATCCTTCGCTGGCCGTAATCTGTAGGTGTATTCTAGGTCTTGTGGCGATATGATTTCAAAAAACACGTCACCCGCAATTATGTCCTGGGTTGTAATGGGAATCGAAATCGTGGAGGTGGCTCGGATGCATCGGATGCTCAAGATGGAAGCAATCACTAACCAAACAATCAACATTTTGGACACACACGCATAActcacacaaaaaatgtttgttgcaaaaacaaaccaattCTCATTATTTCACTACAAAACTATCGATTGCACACACAGCCGAACCGATGTATTAGTATGAAGAGACTAATACATCGGTTCGGCTGTGTGTGCAATCGATAGTTTTGTAGTGACAACGTCAAAATATCGAGTATCGAGTATTTTCACGGTCGGTATTGCACGAACTGAAGTACTCGATGCTGGTATCGATTTTAGTGGCAGAATTAACAGAACAAAAgtacaaattttaatttaactATTTACTTGTTGAtttttatgttgttgttggtaaTATTCTATTCCTGGTTTCTAGCACTTTTTTAACACAAGCCGGTTGGCTTGGCGTGCCCTTAATGTAACAGTCGATAACAAATTGGCATGTGCACATTGGGCTGGAAGCCACAATTCGCAAGGTTAAATTGGGTCATTGGTATCAGGGTCAACATGGTCAATATTATTATCGTCAAGAAGGTCAATTGGTAGCTGAAAAAATTAGATTTGAAAAAGCAGAGATACATTTGCCGGAAACGTAACTGTCAGTTTCTACCACAGAGTTAAAAATTTGTTCAGTTGTCGATTTCATCCCGAAGTGAGAGCACCTCGAACCAGTGTTTGCAGATCCAACCGCGTGGACTTTCAGTGTTGCAATTTCTGCGTTTCAAAGCAACTCTGATTGGTTTTTTCGTACTCGATACTTGTGCCGTCGATGCCATTGTACTAGTTCTGTGGTAgccattttaatttttggcgTCGAAAATACGGCGAGGAAATTGGCCGGACCCTGTGGTTTTTCGCATTTAACGCAAGCAGTTTGTAGTCCTCGAGCAGGCAACGTGTGTGTCAAAGACCAGAAGTGTTTTACTTGTACAAATAACCAAGTTCCAATCCAGTACAATGTCGATGTCTGCCACGTGCTACAAGTGTAACCGGCCGGGCCACTTTGCCCGGGACTGCAGTCTCGGAGGCGGTGGGCCAGGAGGCGGCGGACCAGGTGGTGGTATGCGTGGCGGCGATGGCGGCGGTATGCGCCGCAACCGCGAGAAGTGCTACAAATGCAACCAATTTGGGCACTTTGCACGTGCCTGCCCTGAGGAGGCTGAGCGGTGCTACCGCTGCAACGGCATTGGCCACATCTCGAAGGACTGCACCCAGGCCGACAACCCGACCTGCTACCGGTGCAACAAGACTGGCCACTGGGTCCGCAACTGTCCCGAGGCCGTTAACGAGCGCGGCCCGGCCAATGTGTCGTGCTACAAGTGCAACCGCACTGGACACATCTCCAAGAACTGCCCGGAGACATCGAAGACTTGCTATGGCTGCGGCAAGAGCGGACATCTGAGACGCGAGTGCGATGAGAAGGGCGGACGGAACTAGGAGCAGATCCAGTACCGCGCTTCAACTTGAAAATcaacgaagaagaagaaaatttaaacacgaaaaaaaattacaaaaatgaaaaatcaatttgctaCAACATTCACAAAgccagccaacaacaacaagcgaCAGCAGCACCCAAGTCAAGATCAACCCCCAACCAACACTACCGCcaccccaaacacacacaactaCACATACTCCCATCGCAcccaaacacactcacacctACGATATTGGCACCTTAATCTAACCATCATCTATCCAAGAATCAACCAACAACCACTCTTGCATCTCTGATTCCAAAAGCTGAGCCTGCAGCGCGGTGCCAACGTTCCAAAATATGAAGAAGAAACTTTTGAGAAAGTAGAAGAAGAACCACCCAGCCGAATAAGATGAACGAAAACGAGGAgctgaagcagaagaagaggaTCGGATCGAGAAAGGAAGGAGAGCACAGGAGACGCGGGGTGAGAGACGGCGGAGACGACGATAGCAACGGCAGCTGTGCAGCCAAgcagacgatgatgatgaagaagaacaagagaagaagacgacgacgTCGATGCGACCCAATTTGTAAGATGAGACTAAACCccaaacaacaagaaaaaccaacaaccaaccactttattataattatgtaTGATTATGCTGCGAAAAAGTGTTTGAATTTACTAATTACATTATAACGAATGGAATGAAAACTATAtaagaatatataaataccTTAAAAATACTATAAAGCGATCCTATTAGGAGTTCCACACCAGaagaaaaaagtaaataaaaagtataaaaaacaaaagcaaagaagcAAGCGAAGAGACCACGTTACTACTCCATCCAGCTGCTGCCGGCGAGCCATAGGAATTATTATAcacatgatgatgatgatataGTATACCCAAACAGTCTGCCTACCAACCTACCTttaccaccaccaccagcacccaTAACCATCCACACCACCACCAGAGAATCACCAAACCAATCCCCAAGCAAGACGAAACTCGCCCGGCAAGATCTCGAGCGGGGTACAAGCGGAGCTAGCTAAGCCGGAGGGGCAGCAAACAAGAACAGAAGACACAAGAGCAGGGAGCACATCAGCGATGGTAGAAAGAGACACTGGAGGAGATATGTAGACGACGAACCGATGAGAAGAACACAGAACAGAGCCCCAGTTGTAATACACTTTCAGTTGTAACGAGACACCTACGAGGAGAGATGCGAAACCTACGatgaagaaaatgaaaattcaaatatCACTGTGattgttttttaattgtaaattaaaatgctggagctgctgATTTGagtcaaaaaaaataatcccATGCCATGTGTCGTCTTTGCTCATTTATTCTTTatctgttttttctttttctttttagcAAATTGTTGGGGCCGGGCGGGAGCCGATCTCTGATCACCGGTTCTCTTGTGATCTCTTTCGTTGCTCTTCTgctcttttctttgtttcgtGGGTAACCAGTTTTTGGTGTGGTGCCGGTAAAGTTGCAGCTGTGAGCGAACACATGGCACGGGCAGCTGATGGGGGCTCTGTCTGCCCTGCTCGATCTCTGACTCAGCTTTTGGAGGAAGAGGGAgtgtgcctgcctgcccggcAAAAATCTGCCATTGTCTTCGAGTGTGTATTTTCTGCTTTCTTTGCGCCGTTTCCTTGTGCATTTTATGTACAagtacacgcacacacttgcACGCAAGTaaacctacatacatacatacatacacacattaaATGAATACCTCGAAGCAAAGTACAGTCGACGCCGTGTGCTGCTAATGGTGAAAACTCGCAGGCGGCGACAACGacccatacatatgtatgtacatgcatatacgTAGAGAGGTGACTGTTtggcgagagagaaagagaggaggaACAAGCATGATATGATTGCAGCGCGGGGGACGACGACTGCGAAACTTCAATTCCGTTGCGCCCGCTGCCATGCTGTTGCACTTAGCAACAAGTCTcgcctggtctggtctggtcgcCCGGGCGACTGTGATTGAGGGTCAAGGTCAGGCTCTCCGCGCATCAGCTGCTGCGCGCATGTGTAAAAGAAGTTTCTTGATACCCGGAGTTTGGGAAACGACGCCTCTCCTGGTGGTGGGCCCAAGCCGGTTTTGCATGACTTCTTTGTGTAGAAAACGCGGGGAAACATCTAGTTAACGCGCCATTTAGCCAGGGTTACCCGCGAGGGTCGTCGTGAAGATCATCCAGAACAACTCTGTCTTTGTCAGTTTGTTTggtaggttttttttttattgaatgcTCAATTACATTATTAGGAATTTATGCTACAAATTGATAGGTTTCCGATTCTGGTTTCGGTTTATTTTGGTTAGAACATTTTTTGGATAGGGGGGCTGCTAGGACACACACTTAACGGCAAACGAGTCGTGAAATGAACATTAAATATCAACTACAGCGCACCTAAAACTCGAATAGAATCACAAACAAAGTACACAATGCATATGTAGAGCTACATCATCGTAATCAGTATTAAGTTACAATTTAAACTAAAACTTGAGGTTCTGTACGCTTAGACACCATTTAAAACCCGTATTGAGCAGCAGACGATACACAGAATAGATCCTCCGTCTGTCCATCTACTTCTCCGACTTGTTTCGCGTCTTGGCCTGGCTAGAAGATGATGTTGCCATTCCTATCTGGGATTTTTCAgtcctgcggctgctggtcCTGGGCAAGGTGGTGCAGCTAGTAGACATGGATTTGTCCTGAAACAAAGGAGCAGAGAGATCTTTAATTTCTAGATTGTGGTGTGGTTACAGGAAACAGTCCAAAGAACATGCTGGAAATACTGAAAATGTTGGTTAGTAACGCAACTGTACAAAGGGGGTAGGGGCCATGGAGATTAGGAGCTGACACGCCGCCCTGCGATGAACGAGCAAAACGAACACTTGGATGAGCTTGGATTAGAACGGACTCCCGGCAGGGCTTACTTTAGATCTCCGTCTCCCTAACCGGCACTGGCTCGTCCGGCATGGGGGCTGCCAGCTGGCTGGGATTAGCTTTGTTACGCAGCACGTTAGCTTTGATATTCTGGAACAGTTGGCCGATACCTGACTTGCGTTCTACACTGCCAGTCGACGTCTGGCTAATGGCATCTGGTTGGGGACTCAGCGAGTGTCGCTTTGGTGGgcgcggaggcggaggcagtggTGCTCGTCCCTTACCATGCACGGCCCTGGGACGGAGCGAAGGGGAGGGAGAAGGTGACATCTGTACCTCTGGCTCTAGTTGGGCCCGAAAGCTGTGCTTGATCTCCTCCAAGGTGGCGCGCAGTTCCCGTGGCGACACTGGCCTCGATCGTTCGGACGGTTCCggatctgtatctgtggccaAAGAGCGTACTACCAGCACAAAAGGATCTATGACGGGTGCTACTAAATCAGTTAGTTTGCTCTCGGTGGTTGGCGTGTCTTCATCCGACCGAATAGATACATCTGTTTGCAAAGTTTTTGTCTTGGTTTCAGTTGGAATCAAATGCTCCACTGCCTCGTCTTTGGTTTTCATATTTTCCGCTTCAAATGGATCTTCTTTCTTTGATTCTCCACATGACAGAACTTCGAGCTCTGCGGCTCTCTCTTCTTCATCTGTTTCTATCAACGGCATGGCTTCATAGAAGTCATCGTCTTCTGCATCCTCTTCGTCAACTTCATGATGTGTGATCCTCTCCACATTGGGAAAAACCTTTAATTCTTCTTCCCTTTCCTGGCGAACACCTTGAAAGTATAGCGGATTCTCCAAATATACCTCGTCTCTCATCTCCTCCAGCAACTGCTAACCAACACCAATCTCTAGATGGATTAAGAAAGTCATGGAAGAAAAGACACGCATCATGCCTACCTCATTGCGCTTGGACTTGACACGGCCCTTGGAAGCATTTGTCATGGAGGAAGTGCGACTGAGTCCACTAATCGGTTCGGCACTGGAGTAGCCAGAGCTGATGTCATCCTGGCTGCGTATGTTGTAGCTGAATGGAACATTAAATACGATAATTATAATGTGTTTCAGTTTGGTTTAAGATTCCAGCACTCACTTGAAGTCACCCGCATTCTTGGCGGTCACATCTACCTCGGTAAAGTACATTCCAGTGGAGTGACGCGTGCCGCTGGCAGATCTGCCCACGGGCGTCTGGTTACGTGGCCGCAGGAGACGCGTTGCAGTTGGCTGTGTGCGCATCACCACCGACGAGGACATGGGCGACCTCATCACCAAGTCCAGCTCATCCTGGGTGCGGTGCATATCTGGTTCGCTCAGATCACTGAGGCTGTAGCTCTTCTTGATCGTCTGAACCAGATTGCCGCCGCCCTTTCGTGGGAGGATTATAGTAGAGATAGGGCATTGAGTAAAAGCATTTGcctttaaataatttaattatactAAAAAATTATCGTAAACATACATAGGAATTATAAAAGACATGAAAGGAGGAGTAATCATATACATGTGCGGAACAAAAAGCTTCCAGCTGGCGGCCGGGATTAGATggtatgtgtacatatgtgctgGGTATCGCTGAGTGTATAAAATTCGATCATTCGCTGAGTATCTATTGGTGCCGGAGGCCTGTCTGGTGCCGGTGTCGCATTTAGTCGTTCTCCACATCCACGTCGGGTGTGGGCTCGCGCAGCCTGCGGCGTGCTCTGGAGGCAGAAGCTGCGGCTCTTCGGGGCTGCACCCTGCGTAGACGAGCCGCTCCAGCATCATGCGGCGGCTCCTCCTCCCTCATCTCTTGTATGACCACTCCGCGACCCTGTGGCTCGAGCTCAGCATAGCTCTCGATACCGCTCAACGAGTTGGACCGAGGCAGCCAATCTTCCAAGCCATCCATCATGTCCTGATTCCTCCTGACCGCAGAAAGATCACTAGCCGACTGCGAGTTTTGCAGGCTGCGGGCCGGATCCGGAGTTGTCATCGAAAAGGTCTGGCGGCGGTTAGCAGATTAgtagcaggcaggcagggcaggTGCAGGTGGTTCAGTTAgggttggtttggtttggtggGTTAAATGCAAAGAAACGTAAGTGTAAAAAACGAAAGAGTTAATCAAAAATGAGGCAAACGAAAAGTcttaaattgaaatgaattgcAGTTGAGGCAAACagacgacacacacacacacacactctgggCCTGAACTGTACCCATGGCATTCCCCACATATCTATTTTTATGCCCTACCCTAGAGGAGACTCGGAATTGGAATGGAAATGATGCAACTGGTGGTGGGGGCACGGGAATGGGGTCTCTGATATCACAGTGGAATACAAATCTAGCGGTGAGGAGTGCCTGGCTAATGCCATGCCGGTGCATAAAGGAAATTTCCCATTTCTTTGTCTTGATTTCGGACAAAGCCCTGAACAAGGGTTTCCAGTAATACGATGACTAATTATATTATGACAAATCAATAAGGAATTCATTCCACTACTCAAGCCATCGCATTCTTCGTAtggctctttctcttttggcTTTGATTAACTCTTTGACCTACATCATCACACCAAAACATCCAAGTATTATTTATTACTAAATGCACTATCTTTCAGGGAGCTGGTCGCTCCTCTCCAGAATTAATCTGGCCAAAACAATGTAGCGTCTCGAGTGTCTTGGCCCCCATTTCAAGTGTTTATGTGGAGCTGGCCAGCAAATGTGCCTTGGGAATACGTGTACACTTGTACTCGTACAGCTGCTCCGCTCCCTGCTCTGGTATGAGTTCgttcatttgttgtttttattacaTTATTTCAACATGTTCGTTTATCTGCTAGTATCTTCTCTATCGGGTTTcgtgtatatgtgtgtaatGTACTATATTGAGATTTAGCTGCACAAAAGAGAACaacaaactaaaaactaaatcGAAACAAACACGCAAATGGCACAAAGAGCATTCAATTCTATTTGTTTAAactaaataatattaaaagtaaaagtgaAGATAAGAGAATTCGAGCtctcatgatgatgatgattatggtgatggtgatgaggtggatgatgatgctgctgctggtgctgctggggctgctgtggctgctggggctgctgctttGGCGATGATCAAGAAGAGCGCGCGCGAGAGTATTGCGCAAAATTATATATCTATTTAGAACGACCGAAAGATGCTGCGGAGACGGAGGCGACTCTCTTTTGTTGCTCATTTTATGCAACGACGCTGGAGGCAATTGAAAATGGCGAAATGAATTGTGTGGCGAGCGAGCAAAGGGAGTGAGCGGAttagtgtgtgttttgtgtggtTGTGGCTAATTGCAGGGACGtatggtgggtggtggggaaTGGGTGTAAGGATTACCTTTATGGCTGTCTGCATGATGACATTGGTGGCATAGTTGACTCCCTTGGAGCCCAGTTGTAGAACCGCCGAATATCCCCGCTCTGTGGCCTGAGTCAAATATTCGTCGATTTCCtacacaaagagagaggagaaacCATAATATACAGAGAGCGTTAGacgtatgtatgcatatgtatatggatagCTATATgagaatatatacatatatatatatcacaCCTGTTCGTGGCGCGTCAACATGGGATGCACAAACTTGCGATACAATGTGGAGCTGCCCTTTGTGGCTGGCGATAGCAGCCAGAATACCAGAACCACCTTGACCTCATAGTAGAATGGAAACCAGGATATAAAGATGTCTGTGAATGTTTCAATGCATGTGAAAAATGCAAAGACAATCCAGTACATCATCCATTTTACCTATAAGTAAACAGTTGCTCGATTTATATTGGGAATGCGGGAAAGATCTATGCTCTACTTACGTATTCCTTAACGTTCTTGGTGCGCACCGCCTTGTACGAAGCATAGGCCGGATATAGGGTGCCGAAGA is a window of Drosophila pseudoobscura strain MV-25-SWS-2005 chromosome 3, UCI_Dpse_MV25, whole genome shotgun sequence DNA encoding:
- the ReepA gene encoding uncharacterized protein ReepA isoform X7 gives rise to the protein MSRPFYQQEPIFYQRPVNIKRLRHPAGSVYGRSYSLEEEHQHQQENVVPVYPKFIYANQRHPNQLPLYQLGDSLSSLDSDFADDYNGPYIVEQPVPPPTPKVVQNLNALGRLLDLLQRWPLPCLSFNTACICSLIIIFLAPRTCAQSLLFPAFRLFFGTLYPAYASYKAVRTKNVKEYVKWMMYWIVFAFFTCIETFTDIFISWFPFYYEVKVVLVFWLLSPATKGSSTLYRKFVHPMLTRHEQEIDEYLTQATERGYSAVLQLGSKGVNYATNVIMQTAIKGGGNLVQTIKKSYSLSDLSEPDMHRTQDELDLVMRSPMSSSVVMRTQPTATRLLRPRNQTPVGRSASGTRHSTGMYFTEVDVTAKNAGDFNYNIRSQDDISSGYSSAEPISGLSRTSSMTNASKGRVKSKRNEDKSMSTSCTTLPRTSSRRTEKSQIGMATSSSSQAKTRNKSEK
- the ReepA gene encoding uncharacterized protein ReepA isoform X4: MSRPFYQQEPIFYQRPVNIKRLRHPAGSVYGRSYSLEEEHQHQQENVVPVYPKFIYANQRHPNQLPLYQLGDSLSSLDSDFADDYNGPYIVEQPVPPPTPKVVQNLNALGRLLDLLQRWPLPCLSFNTACICSLIIIFLAPRTCAQSLLFPAFRLFFGTLYPAYASYKAVRTKNVKEYVKWMMYWIVFAFFTCIETFTDIFISWFPFYYEVKVVLVFWLLSPATKGSSTLYRKFVHPMLTRHEQEIDEYLTQATERGYSAVLQLGSKGVNYATNVIMQTAIKGGGNLVQTIKKSYSLSDLSEPDMHRTQDELDLVMRSPMSSSVVMRTQPTATRLLRPRNQTPVGRSASGTRHSTGMYFTEVDVTAKNAGDFNYNIRSQDDISSGYSSAEPISGLSRTSSMTNASKGRVKSKRNEQLLEEMRDEVYLENPLYFQGVRQEREEELKVFPNVERITHHEVDEEDAEDDDFYEAMPLIETDEEERAAELEVLSCGESKKEDPFEAENMKTKDEAVEHLIPTETKTKTLQTDVSIRSDEDTPTTESKLTDLVAPVIDPFVLVVRSLATDTDPEPSERSRPVSPRELRATLEEIKHSFRAQLEPEDKSMSTSCTTLPRTSSRRTEKSQIGMATSSSSQAKTRNKSEK
- the ReepA gene encoding receptor expression-enhancing protein 1 isoform X11, giving the protein MISSLISRLLILFFGTLYPAYASYKAVRTKNVKEYVKWMMYWIVFAFFTCIETFTDIFISWFPFYYEVKVVLVFWLLSPATKGSSTLYRKFVHPMLTRHEQEIDEYLTQATERGYSAVLQLGSKGVNYATNVIMQTAIKGGGNLVQTIKKSYSLSDLSEPDMHRTQDELDLVMRSPMSSSVVMRTQPTATRLLRPRNQTPVGRSASGTRHSTGMYFTEVDVTAKNAGDFNYNIRSQDDISSGYSSAEPISGLSRTSSMTNASKGRVKSKRNEDKSMSTSCTTLPRTSSRRTEKSQIGMATSSSSQAKTRNKSEK
- the ReepA gene encoding uncharacterized protein ReepA isoform X3, with amino-acid sequence MSRPFYQQEPIFYQRPVNIKRLRHPAGSVYGRSYSLEEEHQHQQENVVPVYPKFIYANQRHPNQLPLYQLGDSLSSLDSDFADDYNGPYIVEQPVPPPTPKVVQNLNALGRLLDLLQRWPLPCLSFNTACICSLIIIFLAPRTCAQSLLFPAFRLFFGTLYPAYASYKAVRTKNVKEYVKWMMYWIVFAFFTCIETFTDIFISWFPFYYEVKVVLVFWLLSPATKGSSTLYRKFVHPMLTRHEQEIDEYLTQATERGYSAVLQLGSKGVNYATNVIMQTAIKGGGNLVQTIKKSYSLSDLSEPDMHRTQDELDLVMRSPMSSSVVMRTQPTATRLLRPRNQTPVGRSASGTRHSTGMYFTEVDVTAKNAGDFNYNIRSQDDISSGYSSAEPISGLSRTSSMTNASKGRVKSKRNEQLLEEMRDEVYLENPLYFQGVRQEREEELKVFPNVERITHHEVDEEDAEDDDFYEAMPLIETDEEERAAELEVLSCGESKKEDPFEAENMKTKDEAVEHLIPTETKTKTLQTDVSIRSDEDTPTTESKLTDLVAPVIDPFVLVVRSLATDTDPEPSERSRPVSPRELRATLEEIKHSFRAQLEPEVQMSPSPSPSLRPRAVHGKGRAPLPPPPRPPKRHSLSPQPDAISQTSTGSVERKSGQIHVY
- the ReepA gene encoding uncharacterized protein ReepA isoform X1, which translates into the protein MSRPFYQQEPIFYQRPVNIKRLRHPAGSVYGRSYSLEEEHQHQQENVVPVYPKFIYANQRHPNQLPLYQLGDSLSSLDSDFADDYNGPYIVEQPVPPPTPKVVQNLNALGRLLDLLQRWPLPCLSFNTACICSLIIIFLAPRTCAQSLLFPAFRLFFGTLYPAYASYKAVRTKNVKEYVKWMMYWIVFAFFTCIETFTDIFISWFPFYYEVKVVLVFWLLSPATKGSSTLYRKFVHPMLTRHEQEIDEYLTQATERGYSAVLQLGSKGVNYATNVIMQTAIKGGGNLVQTIKKSYSLSDLSEPDMHRTQDELDLVMRSPMSSSVVMRTQPTATRLLRPRNQTPVGRSASGTRHSTGMYFTEVDVTAKNAGDFNYNIRSQDDISSGYSSAEPISGLSRTSSMTNASKGRVKSKRNEQLLEEMRDEVYLENPLYFQGVRQEREEELKVFPNVERITHHEVDEEDAEDDDFYEAMPLIETDEEERAAELEVLSCGESKKEDPFEAENMKTKDEAVEHLIPTETKTKTLQTDVSIRSDEDTPTTESKLTDLVAPVIDPFVLVVRSLATDTDPEPSERSRPVSPRELRATLEEIKHSFRAQLEPEVQMSPSPSPSLRPRAVHGKGRAPLPPPPRPPKRHSLSPQPDAISQTSTGSVERKSGIGQLFQNIKANVLRNKANPSQLAAPMPDEPVPVRETEI